One window from the genome of Sesamum indicum cultivar Zhongzhi No. 13 linkage group LG15, S_indicum_v1.0, whole genome shotgun sequence encodes:
- the LOC105177734 gene encoding elongation of fatty acids protein 3-like — protein MTSYHSLRYYLSEQPSIVGFRWSHTQSWGSTWSFLFSSIALYVSAAVVLHVLLQLLFRHRRPLPLGPLPAVHSLSMALISATIFAGTVLSATAEIRDTRWLWRRSRTTTFQWLLCFPLGTRPSGRVFFWSYIYYLSRFLHALRSFITILRYRELPFFKLFNHSILIFMSFLWLEFSQSFQVLAILLTTLVYSVVYGYRFWTAIGLPSACFPFVVNCQILLLSCNLVCHFGVLLLHFIKGGCNGIGAWIFNSVLNGAILFLFLNFYVKKHLRKTKVGVIGGAGHELSFVAKKLELVKDKDI, from the coding sequence ATGACGTCCTACCACAGCCTGAGGTATTACCTCTCGGAGCAACCATCCATCGTCGGCTTCCGGTGGAGCCACACCCAGTCGTGGGGCTCCACCTGGTCATTCCTCTTCTCCTCCATCGCCCTTTATGTTTCCGCCGCTGTCGTCCTCCACGTTCTCCTCCAACTCCTCTTCCGCCACCGCCGTCCCCTCCCGTTGGGTCCACTCCCCGCAGTCCACTCTCTCTCTATGGCCCTCATCTCCGCCACTATCTTCGCCGGAACTGTACTCTCCGCCACCGCCGAGATCCGGGACACGCGGTGGTTGTGGCGACGCTCCCGCACCACAACCTTCCAGTGGTTGCTCTGCTTCCCCTTGGGGACTCGCCCCTCCGGCCGCGTCTTCTTCTGGTCCTACATTTACTATCTCTCGCGTTTCCTCCACGCGCTGCGGTCATTCATCACCATTCTCCGGTATCGGGAGCTACCCTTCTTCAAGCTGTTCAACCACTCGATCTTGATATTCATGTCGTTCCTCTGGCTGGAATTCTCGCAATCTTTTCAAGTGCTGGCGATTCTCCTGACAACTCTGGTGTACTCCGTCGTCTATGGTTACCGATTTTGGACGGCGATCGGATTGCCGAGCGCGTGTTTCCCATTCGTGGTGAATTGCCAAATACTACTACTGAGCTGCAATCTGGTGTGCCACTTTGGAGTGCTCCTGTTGCATTTCATCAAGGGCGGATGCAATGGGATTGGAGCGTGGATTTTCAACTCAGTTCTGAATGGGGCAATCCTATTCctgttcttgaatttttacGTGAAAAAACATCTCCGGAAAACAAAAGTCGGTGTTATCGGCGGCGCCGGCCATGAACTCAGCTTTGTGGCTAAAAAGCTGGAGCTGGTCAAAGACAAGGATATTTGA
- the LOC105177735 gene encoding calcium uniporter protein 2, mitochondrial-like has product MAFKKTLAQRLFGISRISNRALTNCRVSSPCTAVQSKALNHKTTTPNRLAPDPGDDGIFRRYLHRFSAATSPGLRFLPTGENLFEKLREMDIARDRIRLDGLRPAAPEVTLSLKDAVKILRLSQLETVKSRLRQIEKDCVSYPEFLEICAKECSSVDQAEALAKMLDESGSVIVLGNIVFLRPEQVVKAIQGLIPIPSQTGPEDQIKELQELERQKAAIDRRAELKVRRELWCGLGCLAVQTAAFMRLTFWELSWDVMEPICFYVTSLYFMGGYAFFLRTSKEPSFEGFFQSRFSAKQKRLMKAQNFDVGRYNELKKLACSGPQSPGINSISLASSGLRTY; this is encoded by the exons ATGGCGTTCAAGAAAACGTTGGCGCAGCGCCTTTTCGGCATATCAAGAATCAGCAACCGTGCCCTGACTAACTGCCGCGTTTCCTCCCCATGCACCGCCGTGCAATCCAAGGCCTTGAATCATAAGACGACGACGCCAAACCGACTCGCCCCGGATCCCGGAGACGATGGGATTTTCAGGCGATACCTCCACCGATTCTCGGCAGCGACGTCGCCCGGTCTGCGGTTCCTTCCCACGGGAGAGAATCTTTTCGAGAAGCTCCGGGAGATGGACATTGCCCGAGACAGGATCAGGCTTGATGGGCTGAGGCCCGCGGCGCCGGAGGTGACGCTGTCTCTGAAGGATGCGGTGAAGATTCTTAGACTTTCTCAACTTGAAACGGTGAAGTCGAGGCTGAGGCAGATTGAGAAGGACTGCGTTTCTTATCCGGAATTCTTGGAGATTTGTGCTAAAGAATGCTCAAGTGTCGATCAAGCGGAGGCATTGGCCAAAATGCTTGATGAATCCGGGAGTGTGATTGTTCTTGGAAACATCGTGTTTCTCAGGCCTGAACAG GTGGTGAAAGCCATCCAGGGCCTAATCCCCATCCCCTCACAAACCGGCCCTGAAGATCAGATCAAGGAACTCCAGGAACTGGAGAGACAGAAAGCGGCCATCGACAGAAGAGCAGAATTGAAGGTTCGTCGGGAACTATGGTGTGGGTTAGGCTGTCTGGCTGTCCAAACAGCAGCCTTCATGAGGCTAACATTCTGGGAACTTTCATGGGACGTAATGGAACCTATTTGCTTCTACGTTACATCCTTGTATTTCATGGGCGGATACGCATTCTTCCTACGAACATCGAAAGAACCGTCGTTTGAGGGGTTCTTCCAGAGCCGGTTTAGCGCAAAGCAGAAGCGCCTCATGAAGGCTCAAAACTTCGATGTTGGGAGGTATAACGAGCTGAAGAAATTAGCTTGTTCTGGTCCTCAGTCACCGGGGATTAATTCTATCAGTTTAGCTTCTTCAGGTTTACGGACATACTGA